One Phragmites australis chromosome 23, lpPhrAust1.1, whole genome shotgun sequence DNA window includes the following coding sequences:
- the LOC133906241 gene encoding protein NETWORKED 1A-like: MAMSPSNPMRKYSWWWDSHISPKNSKWLQENLTDMDSKIEVMIKIIDEDADSFARRAEMYYKRRPELMSLLEELYRAYRALAERYDHAAGELRQAHRKMAEAFPDEFQLDLDDDLPAETASTETETDSRDMTPFFLSFINAGDSKKCAKDDQDHEKLQKEISSLSRENQDLKKKISSVLEKSDKAESEVLCLREALAQQEAEKEAAFSQCQQSSDRLQNLKSEILHTQEEFKRLKEEMQNGLQNLSTAEERCLQLEKANQNLHLELDKLKHASKEKHEELNEKHVELEKLSISIQEEQLKRMQAEMARLSLEKQLAQSKEKLRLLSLEKHGEASKNKDIEATKVVLQKELEKTQEENRKLDDQNHSSTSVIIRLQDEIISLKNAQQRLEEEVSRHVEEKKVLQHEISHLKDDRGDLDRKHFSIKEQIQVVNFNVESLQSLAQEVRDGNVELKETIKSHEGGKTLYVENLMQLERTLEKNANLERSLSAATTEIEGLREKKAALEESCKHLNSKINGHQSERAMFIARIEGVSHTMGKLSEKNVFLENLLSDNNTELEILRRKLKDLDESTHTLRGQNSILRSEKRTLVGEVDSINSALLSLETQYAELEGRHLDLEQDKNKVLDEVIKLRELLMLEKEKHKEVTNSGVTQFSAIQKEIGLLLEEARRRENQLQEEEHKISEAQTEIFILKRCLGDMAEANSDVSAQLRKQQEASKVQEEKIALLSQSNQKLTEGISSVMEVLHLDEKYGSLDLMKIDVVVQLVLHEIKCLLNTISDAQDVKQNQILEKSLVVTLLEHFGREVADLRSERSVLKQEWQAKNEELLQLQSERHGLLKISCELRKEMEARNRKVDELKSEAKFLVRQLSELHESRQSLQAQVIKLIEENSSLSSKLYDSREKEKSSEDDFSTLLGEAVKTDIIGVIFRSLHDERTSQLRCLHEDFGSLHAAGNELYQEIKLMNKKLGDLQLENNYLEKELSRTLSICDGSGAEISTGRRRAMRRDTKLLKSGRKSQQESDVNMEQRKEVDNADLEKSNEVLREELDKLQSELQVLRNKEQPVIDVKSCDAEITKLLSNMQLATANAALFKEKVLELIVACESFEISDMVQKEVLKEEITRRNSYVDELKDKLNAVEIENRRLKVDLNGDFTILGALQTEVSALEKQTLSLAKDCLPPNMLRKEENQLSPQLSKISVKPSEDQNAKMVKDMELMKLHETIKALQKVVTDTGVVLEQERLDFNSNLQDARKQIEMLKLKEILDSDASDVNYERIMKDIQLDLVQTPSRRAASHRHKKKNSPAQSNDEKMLALWSVGRVSSGSRRHDVDLRPPQSEAAENDKGKKRSSSEPVAMKDLSVDKQEVLLRPVATTEPHREWKKKVIDRLSSESQRLRDLRSIVQELRSGVEESSDRELDGIKLQMVDAEDAISELIDANGKLLKKAEEFTSAGDGGDVDLRSRSQRKILERVRKMSEKAGRLELELQRFQHALLKYEEERAARRAAKTTVQVQRRSRVQLVEYLYGRRRDSRRPKQKQRGPSCCMRAKAIDD, encoded by the exons ATGGCAATGTCGCCATCCAATCCAATGCGCAAGTACTCATGGTGGTGGGATAGTCACATATCCCCAAAGAACTCAAAATGGCTCCAGGAAAATCTGACAG ATATGGATAGCAAAATCGAAGTGATGATCAAGATTATTGATGAGGATGCTGACTCTTTCGCAAGAAGAGCAGAAATGTATTATAAAAGGCGCCCAGAGCTGATGTCTTTGCTTGAGGAGTTGTACCGTGCTTATCGAGCTTTAGCCGAAAGATACGATCATGCAGCTGGGGAACTCCGACAGGCCCATCGGAAAATGGCAGAAGCATTTCCTGATGAGTTTCAATTAGACTTGGATGATGACCTGCCAGCAGAAACTGCATCCACAGAAACTGAAACTGACAGTCGCGACATGACTCCGTTTTTCCTTTCATTCATCAACGCTGGTGATTCAAAAAAATGCGCTAAAG ATGACCAGGACCATGAGAAGCTGCAGAAAGAAATATCAAGCTTGTCACGGGAAAATCAAGACCTCAAAAAGAAGATATCATCAGTGTTAGAAAAGAGTGATAAGGCTGAATCTGAAGTTCTTTGTCTCAGGGAGGCCCTTGCACAACAAGAAGCAGAGAAGGAAGCTGCATTTTCACAATGCCAACAATCCAGTGATCGATTACAGAACCTCAAGTCTGAAATATTGCATACCCAGGAGGAGTTCAAGAGGCTGAAAGAGGAGATGCAAAACGGACTGCAGAATTTGAGCACTGCAGAGGAACGGTGCCTTCAGCTTGAGAAAGCtaaccagaatttgcatctGGAGCTAGATAAGCTGAAGCATGCCTCGAAAGAGAAGCATGAAGAGCTAAATGAGAAACATGTTGAGCTAGAAAAACTTAGCATCTCTATACAAGAGGAGCAACTCAAGAGAATGCAAGCAGAAATGGCAAGGTTATCTTTAGAGAAGCAATTGGCACAATCAAAGGAGAAGCTAAGACTTCTGTCTCTTGAAAAGCATGGTGAAGCAAGTAAGAATAAGGACATTGAAGCAACCAAAGTTGTGCTTCAAAAGGAATTGGaaaaaactcaagaagagaATCGGAAATTGGATGACCAAAACCATTCTTCTACTTCTGTGATTATTCGTCTGCAGGATGAGATAATTTCCTTGAAGAATGCACAGCAGCGCCTTGAGGAAGAAGTGTCTCGGCATGTAGAGGAAAAAAAGGTGCTTCAGCATGAGATTTCACACCTCAAAGATGACAGGGGTGATTTGGACAGGAAACACTTTTCGATCAAGGAGCAAATACAAGTGGTGAATTTCAATGTGGAATCACTCCAATCACTTGCACAAGAGGTGAGGGATGGAAATGTTGAGCTAAAAGAGACCATAAAAAGCCATGAGGGTGGGAAAACCTTGTATGTTGAGAATCTGATGCAACTGGAGAGAACGTTGGAGAAAAATGCTAATTTGGAAAGATCTCTTTCAGCTGCAACTACTGAAATCGAAGGATTGCGGGAGAAGAAGGCTGCATTGGAAGAATCATGCAAACACCTAAATTCCAAGATTAATGGTCATCAGTCTGAGAGAGCCATGTTCATTGCACGGATTGAGGGTGTTTCTCATACCATGGGGAAGCTATCTGAGAAGAATGTATTCTTGGAAAATTTGTTATCGGACAATAATACTGAGCTTGAGATCCTTAGAAGGAAGCTGAAAGATTTAGACGAGTCCACACACACACTCCGCGGTCAGAATTCTATACTTCGATCTGAAAAGAGAACTCTTGTGGGTGAG GTGGATAGCATCAATAGTGCTCTACTCAGTTTGGAAACCCAATATGCAGAGTTAGAAGGACGACACTTGGATCTTGAGCAGGACAAAAACAAGGTCCTCGATGAAGTGATCAAACTCCGAGAGTTGCTGATGctagaaaaggaaaaacataaAGAAGTCACCAACTCAGGCGTGACTCAATTCAGTGCTATACAGAAGGAGATAGGCCTACTGCTAGAAGAAGCTCGGCGAAGAGAGAACCAGCTTCAAGAGGAGGAGCACAAGATTTCTGAAGCTCAGActgagatttttattttgaagaGGTGCTTAGGCGACATGGCTGAAGCAAATTCTGATGTCTCGGCACAATTGCGGAAGCAACAAGAGGCATCCAAGGTtcaagaggagaaaattgcttTATTGTCACAAAGCAACCAGAAGCTAACAGAAGGGATTAGTTCTGTGATGGAAGTACTGCATCTGGATGAGAAATATGGATCATTGGATCTAATGAAGATTGACGTAGTTGTGCAGCTCGTCTTGCATGAGATCAAGTGCCTGCTGAATACTATTTCTGATGCTCAGGATGTGAAGCAGAACCAGATCCTTGAGAAGTCGCTTGTTGTCACACTTCTGGAGCACTTTGGGCGAGAGGTGGCTGACCTGAGGTCAGAAAGGAGTGTTCTGAAGCAAGAGTGGCAAGCAAAGAATGAGgagctgctgcagctgcagAGTGAAAGGCATGGCCTCCTAAAGATTAGCTGTGAGTTAcggaaggagatggaggctcGTAACCGCAAAGTGGATGAGCTGAAATCTGAGGCAAAGTTCTTGGTTCGACAACTCTCGGAGCTGCATGAGTCACGGCAATCATTGCAAGCACAGGTAATCAAGCTGATAGAAGAGAACTCCTCACTTTCAAGCAAACTTTATGACTCCAGGGAAAAAGAGAAGTCATCTGAAGATGATTTCAGTACTCTCCTTGGTGAAGCGGTCAAGACAGATATCATTGGTGTCATTTTCAGAAGCCTTCATGATGAAAGGACATCACAATTGCGTTGTTTGCATGAGGATTTTGGGTCTCTACATGCAGCAGGCAACGAGCTTTATCAGGAAATCAAGCTGATGAACAAGAAGCTCGGAGACCTacaactcgagaacaactaTCTTGAGAAGGAGCTCAGTAGAACTTTGAGCATCTGTGATGGATCTGGTGCAGAAATTTCCACTGGAAGAAGGCGTGCGATGAGGAGAGATACCAAGCTATTGAAATCCGGCAGGAAAAGCCAACAAGAGAGTGACGTGAACATGGAACAGAGAAAAGAAGTCGACAATGCTGACCTTGAGAAATCAAACGAAGTGCTAAGGGAGGAGCTCGACAAGTTGCAGAGTGAATTGCAAGTGCTTAGGAACAAAGAACAGCCTGTGATTGATGTCAAATCTTGCGATGCAGAGATCACTAAATTGCTGTCTAACATGCAATTGGCCACTGCCAATGCGGCTCTTTTCAAGGAGAAGGTTCTTGAGCTCATTGTAGCATGCGAGAGTTTTGAGATAAGTGATATGGTGCAGAAGGAGGTTTTGAAGGAAGAGATCACTCGGAGGAACTCTTACGTGGATGAGCTGAAGGACAAGCTAAATGCAGTTGAAATCGAGAATAGAAGGCTGAAGGTTGACCTGAATGGTGACTTCACAATACTAGGAGCATTGCAAACCGAAGTGAGTGCCCTGGAGAAACAAACCTTGTCACTGGCCAAAGATTGCTTGCCACCAAACATGCTCCGTAAGGAG GAAAACCAGTTGTCACCTCAGCTATCAAAGATCTCTGTGAAACCAAGTGAAGATCAGAATGCAAAGATGGTGAAGGACATGGAGCTGATGAAACTGCATGAAACCATCAAAGCCCTCCAGAAGGTGGTGACGGATACCGGGGTCGTTCTCGAGCAAGAGAGGCTCGATTTCAACAGCAACCTCCAGGATGCAAGGAAGCAGATTGAGATGCTGAAGCTCAAGGAGATCTTGGACAGCGACGCCAGCGACGTGAACTACGAGCGGATAATGAAGGACATCCAGCTCGACCTCGTCCAAACTCCCAGCCGGAGAGCAGCCTCGCACCGTCACAAGAAGAAAAACTCGCCGGCGCAGTCCAACGACGAGAAGATGCTTGCATTGTGGAGCGTGGGCAGAGTGAGCAGTGGCAGTCGCAGGCACGACGTCGACCTGCGACCGCCGCAGAGCGAGGCGGCTGAGAATGACAAGGGAAAGAAGCGGTCTTCCTCCGAGCCGGTGGCCATGAAGGATCTCAGCGTCGACAAGCAGGAAGTCCTCCTGAGGCCCGTTGCAACAACAGAGCCGCACCGGGAGTGGAAGAAGAAGGTCATAGACAGGCTCTCCTCGGAGTCGCAGCGGCTCAGGGACCTCCGGTCCATCGTCCAGGAACTCCGGTCCGGCGTGGAGGAGTCGTCGGACCGCGAGCTGGATGGCATCAAGTTGCAGATGGTCGACGCAGAGGACGCCATCTCGGAGCTGATCGACGCCAACGGGAAGCTCCTGAAGAAGGCCGAGGAGTTCACGTCCGcgggcgacggcggggacgtGGACCTCCGGAGCCGGAGCCAGCGCAAGATCCTGGAGCGGGTGCGGAAGATGTCGGAGAAGGCCGGCcggctggagctggagctgcaGCGGTTCCAGCACGCGCTGCTCAAGTACGAGGaggagcgcgcggcacggcgcgCGGCCAAGACGACGGTGCAGGTGCAGCGGCGGTCGCGGGTGCAGCTGGTGGAGTACCTCTACGGGCGTCGGCGCGACAGCCGGCGGCCCAAGCAGAAGCAGCGCGGGCCGTCGTGCTGCATGAGGGCCAAGGCCATCGACGACTAA
- the LOC133906570 gene encoding protein tesmin/TSO1-like CXC 6, with translation MDTEEPPKPPPLEPAGSEPEDAHRTPPPAPTAAPAPIPPAAEAAAPPASATAAAVSSPPEPNGNSDRKKKRKAEEGEGSKTCSCKKSKCLKLYCVCFASGSHCTESCGCEPCLNKPIQGAPRSAPVLPMKLIQTPEAGQDSAEQLIRCPMDLVRRKCTCKKSGCLKKYCDCYQGGAGCSINCKCDDCRNPYGRKVGVILDGKSGFAAPTLNERNGTEIDSSDDEDDYYMNRPLSPISPSPVSRESSFHQETLVGVEVQTMNGHLYPKPLTQVRPEPSSWQLSRRPAAEEVRGEQWRFSRRPSADGTCDVMEGHADPKFQRDNKKPESRVDRFSIPRCIEVMNAMTDLSPMEKSLAPDVFLDPSNREIFLSLSVDIRTIWLKRKMKSLV, from the exons ATGGACACGGAGGAGCCCCCGAAGCCCCCGCCGCTGGAGCCCGCCGGATCGGAGCCCGAAGACGCCCACCGCACCCCTCCTCCCGCTCCAACCGCCGCACCCGCCCCCATCCCGCCCGCCGCCGAAGCTGCTGCGCCCCCTGCCTCCGCGACCGCCGCGGCTGTGTCGTCGCCGCCGGAGCCGAACGGCAACTCCGACAGGAAGAAGAA GAGGAAGGCGGAGGAAGGGGAAGGGTCCAAGACGTGCAGCTGTAAGAAGTCCAAGTGCCTCAAGCT CTATTGCGTGTGCTTTGCTTCTGGATCACATTGTACTGAATCTTGTGGATGTGAACCTTGTCTCAACAAGCCTATTCAAGGTGCTCCACGGAGTGCACCAGTTTTGCCTATGAAACTTATCCAAACACCAGAGGCTGGTCAAGATTCAGCG GAACAACTTATAAGATGTCCTATGGATCTTGTTAGAAGAAAATGCACCTGCAAGAAGTCAGGCTGCCTTAAGAAATACTGTGATTGCTACCAG GGAGGGGCAGGATGTTCCATCAACTGTAAATGTGATGATTGTAGAAACCCCTATGGGAGAAAAG TTGGAGTTATTTTGGATGGTAAAAGTGGTTTTGCTGCACCTACACTGAATGAAAGAAATGGGACAGAAATTgactcaagtgatgatgaagatgactaTTACATGAATCGTCCACTTTCGCCCATCTCTCCATCTCCAGTATCCAGAGAGTCTTCTTTCCACCAGGAGACTCTAGTTGGCGTTGAAGTCCAGACCATGAATGGGCACCTATACCCGAAACCACTGACTCAAGTGCGGCCTGAGCCGTCATCATGGCAGCTCTCCAGGAGGCCCGCTGCTGAGGAAGTGCGGGGAGAACAATGGCGCTTTTCACGAAGGCCTAGCGCGGACGGAACATGTGATGTCATGGAAGGGCATGCCGACCCCAAGTTCCAGAGGGACAATAAGAAGCCAGAGAGCCGCGTGGACAGGTTCAGCATCCCGCGGTGCATCGAGGTGATGAACGCCATGACAGATCTCTCGCCAATGGAGAAGTCGTTGGCACCAGACGTCTTCTTGGATCCGAGCAACAGGGAGATCTTCCTCTCTCTGAGTGTAGATATTAGGACCATTTGGCTGAAGCGTAAGATGAAGAGCCTTGTCTAG